AAATCAAGTCGGTATTATTTATGTGTCACTAACACAGTCTGTCTTATCTAGATGCCAGCTGCAGGTGGTGTTGAGATTGGAGCTGTGCAAACTTTTCTCTTCGGAACAAACTGACTCACTCGATGTTGATCAGATGGCAGAGGAGGTAAGATGCTCATTACTGTTTTGTCCTTTATGCAGTGTAGTCTTTTGTGTTAAATGTGAACAAGTAGAAGGCTAACTGTGGCTACAGGGTGTGTAGTTCTCTTTTGCAAACAAGCACTGCCATTCTTTTTCATACCATACTGATGAAAAATTGATGCTTTGTGTGTTCACTCTTGGGAACAACAATTTTTGGCCGGTTGTTGTCGTTTGACTGACATAGTAGAAGGGGTCAAACATGGCAAATATCTGAATAGAATCACGCCAAATTTAATTATGTGTCTGGTCatcataaaataagattttcaattacatttaaaaccatttaatctatttttttatcAACCATTTCAAACTAATTAAAGTACATATCCTGAACTGATCAAGTAGTACATTCTATCCTCCTCTGTCCCTCAGATGGCTGAAATGCTAAGGATAATCTCCTTAACAAAAGATCCAATTTGCCTTGCAAGGTTCCTCCAAGATGAAGTTCTTCCAGGGTAAGTGTATGGCTACAGCaagggggatttttttttttgttacatcaAGAGATTTCAACAGTCAAGAATGAAAAAGTGTACTTTCTgtcatcattttctttttcagaagcAAATAAGTAATTGTTAATGACTTGTAAGGATCAATACTAAGAAAACAAGAATTTCCATGTATGCAGTGGCAAAGTCACATCAGGTTCCTCACCTGTACACTTTTGTTAAAATGTTCTCCCATAtatctaaattttaaaaaacaactaatgaCAGGTGCAATACCATAATTCATACTAAAGTTCTAAGAGTCTAAcagctttttctgcatcacgTCAGGTTCCTGACTGCCGTCCCCAGAGTGCTTGCAGACGTCTACCACAGTCTTGGCACCCAGCTCCCTGAGGCCTTAGTGGCTGCTCTGCCCGATGACTTCTTCAGCGACGAGTCAGTTGTGAAGGACAGCATTTCACCCTCAGCCTCTTCACCTCCCACTTCCACACTCAGCCTGGTTTCAGATGGCAAAGATTGCCTGCATGACCTGCGAAATCGCTCAGCCAACAAGAGAAGGTAATGAGGCGCTGTTCTCTGGCTGAAAAGACAGTATTTGATTGTGGAAAGTCAAGAAAGACCTGTAATTTAAACAGTAAATCCCTGATACTACAATAAAGAGGCAGACATTTGAAAGAAGATGAGGATGTTGCTATTTTAAAGTCTCTGCAATGAAATCCTAGTAATTGAGTGTTAAgaagctgttttctgttttctccatGACACATATTGTATGTTATGTATGTTGgtattaacatttattttttttcttaggaATGGAATGCTGACTCGTCATCGCAGTATGAGTGAAGCGTCACAGAGTCTTCGTCAGATTGAAATGCCCAGAAAGTCTACAAGAGCTGTAAGACAATCACTTCTGACATCTCTGTTGAATTACTATGAAACCTTGATCAATATTAATAATCCCTTTGATTGTTGGGTTGAATCCTGATTAGAGTCATCAATAGGcgagaacatttttaaatgtgctgctttgactGTCTATATGAAGACCACTACCTATCTACGACGCGTACCTCAGATTTACGTCCTTGTTTATTTAAGATGTCTAATCCAGATACCCGTTTATTGTGTTTTCGTTAGTCCAAATCAAAACTCTTTGTTGCTCTGGAGAATCCTGCTGCAGAACCACAacctcaaaaacaagaaacacaaggtaCGTTCTTTATATAGATCATAACTGAACCTGTATGAGTTTGACTGGGGTGGTAAAAATATGGTGGTAGGCTCCTAGTAAAAGAATAGTGACCAGATATCTGGAATTCATTTTACTGAACTTGTCAACACCTCCTCTGAAAACTCAGGCTTCTTCGATTTAAAAAGATAGAAGGGttcattcctctgctgttcATTAAATTGTTCAATCATTTGCATCACTTGTACTTGCCAAAATGGGCTTAAATACCGCTACTTTGAACCTCTGATGAGCACAAGGCATCGGGAATGACTAAGTGCATCCCagtctttgttttttcacaaaaacaagctCTTTAATAACATTAATACCATTGGACACCTTGAAAATAGAAAACTAATGAAAACAGTGCATTGCTATACTGACATTACAGTCCTGAAAACATACCATGTATTGATCCACAGAAGTGACGAAGGTGAGAAGAAACCTGTTCAACCAACAGACTGTTTCCCCTACAAAGAAAGCCAAGTTGCCAAGGAGCCAGTCTGTGTCTGCTGTGGAAGGACTGAAACGCAAGCGATCTCATGAATCTGAAGGTAAAAGAATTCTTCATTAATTCAAACTAGTATTGTATAACATTTAATCTACAGGAGATGCAAGTATTTTGCTAAGCAACTTGGTATGAGGGTTTTCCTTGCCAGGCAGACAGTagcaaaaaagacattttaattgcatagttttgttaaattatctAACAGGGTATTATGCCATTTCAGTGAAGCACAAGCTTCTTACAAAGAAAGTGTGTGAGACTCCTGCGCACAAGCAAGTGTCCAGTCGACTCCTACATCGGCAGAAAATGGGAaggtatgttttgtttttcattgtttttattttaccttaATGACATTTATTTAGGGACAGTTTCTCAATTTGGACAATAGTTTATTCTTGACAAAATCAACATCagtatcatcatcatcaaattcaaaatatttactCCTATTGTGACAATCTTTTTGCAGGAGATCTACCGTGGCTGAGGAGTGTATTGTGGAAGAATCACCAGTAAAACCTGCAGACGGTatcttagtttttttgtttctccacatacatttttaaaatgaatgtacaatacttcatctgtctgtttttatgtaTAAAATAGATGATTTCGAAATGTAGAAACAAGTCAGATAAAAACATTGCAGGAATCTGGAGATTCTTTATCGAAATCAAtatcttcatttttaatttgaatttaatacaaattaaaaatgatttgccttgaaataaaataaaataacttagtCTTGCATACAGCAATTGGCtttattacagatattttatttagaaatggaATAGAATTGCAGGAATATTTTTGAGCTTTTGACATTTgtttaatgcatatttttttgttttgtttttcctaacAAGAGTGCGGTTTTACAGAATTCAAGCACTACCTACAACTTTTTTTgtgctttggttttctgttaGACCTAAGAAGGAGTCCAAGGATAAAGAAGTTTGCTAGAAGACACTCGAGCATCTTCTACTCAAGTTCTCAACCTCGCTCACGCAACCTGGACAGAGCTCTGTCTGTTTCTCAACTTCCTCTCAGTGGTGGAAAAATCAGTGGGGTTAGTGTAAAAAGAGTTCAGTCTCCTATGCGGCTTCTTTTCGGGGCTGCTGATTCACCCAGACGTCATTGTGACCAGTCTGGTACAGCCAGGGCCACCAGGTCACGGCTGTCTACAGACTCTAGTGTTTTTGAGGTAAGTTCTCCATCTTACAATTGAATTCACAAAAATTTCACATGCGTTGGTGGTGGCTATACCTAAAGATTTTAATGTTTGCAGATGAGTGCCAAATGGGAATTGACATATACATCATTGTCAAAGCACAATTTACCTACATGTGTCAAATTTagtgttttgattttattttatttttttgtacaattGCTGGTTCAACAAACACTGCATATATTTATTCACTCGCTATCTCATCATACACACATTCTGCAATATGTCTTCCAATAAAGTAGTCCTTCCCAGCTGTGATGCGGGTACTGAGCGAGATGCATAGTCAGCTGGAATGTCATTAGTATGTACATAGTGCCACTGAGCAGGTTTTGTGGACTGATGGACTCGCTGCACCCTGTTGTGGACATACACATAGAATTTCTTAGTCTCATTACATATGTAGCCTAAGACTACTTGACTCTGTGTAGAAGTTAGTTTCATTCAGCTCAGTGTCTAGCTCATCCTGGATGAGCTCCGCCATCTCTACAGCTAAGATGGCAGCACAAAGCTCAAGTCTTGGGATGGTGGATTTGGACTGAGGTTCTAACTTTGACTTTCCCATTACAAACCTTATGTAAACATGTCCATCTTTTTGCACTCCTTTAAGGTATGCCACTGCACCTATTGCTTTTATGGAAGCGTCGGAAAACACACATAACTCTGTGTGTACTGCCTTGGTGAGGGAGGTTTTTGTGTATGCATGCGGCATTTGCAGGTCTTTCAGGTCCTGGAGGGAGTCTCTCCAGGCTGTCCATTTACGAAGCTTCTCAGGAGGGATTGGACTGTCCCAAGCACACTGGTCTATAGTAAATTCTTGAAGAAGAGCTCTTCCTTGGATTGTAACCGGGGCTAGCAATCCCAAAGGATCAAAAACACTTAACTGTGGAGAGCACTCCCTGGCGGGTGAACGGCTTACTTGCTGAAGATACAGCAACGGTGAAAGTGTCTGCTGCTATCTCCCATAACAGTCCCAGACTATGTTGAGTGGGCATAGCTTGGTCACTAAAGTCAAAGTCTTTCACGCCTTTAGTGCAATCCTCAGGTGCAAAGGCTGCCATGAGGGCTTGATTTATGGAGACGCAGATTTGACTCAGTAAGCAAAGCTCGGGCCCTACTTAGTAGGTCAATAACTGTAGCGTCAGTCGGTACAGAAAGGAGTTCGTCGTCGACATAGAAGTGTCTTTTCACAAACTTGACAGTGTCTTCTCCATATTTGTGTGCACATTTAGTGATGTCTCTTCTAAGGCCGTATATGGCCCCCGCAAGGGACGGGCTGTTGCCGAAAATGTAGACTCTCATCCTGTATCCGATGACTGGTTTAGTTGTGTCATTGTCTTTGTGCCAGAGGAAACGTAAAAAGTTCCTGTGGTCTTCTCTAACCTGGAAACAGTGGaacatttgctgcatgtcagcCATTGCAGCAACCGGTTCCTTGCGAAAGCGAATCAGGACACCAAGAAGGGAATTGTTGAGGTCTGGACCTGTGAGCAGCATGTTGTTGAGAGAAATGTTGCAGAACCAGGCACTGGAGTCAAAGACCACGCGAATCTGTCCGCGCTTTTGCGAATGGTACACTCCAAACGTCGGTAGGTACCAGCATTCCTCATCTTTTCCCAGTGGGGTGCTACCTTGGCATGGTGATTCTTGAAAATCTTGCCCATGAAGGTGATGTACTGATCATGCATTTCTTGGTTTTTACTCAGAGTTCGCTGAAGAGATGTGAAGCGATCGACTGCCTGCTGTCTGTTAGGTAGTTTTTGACTTTGCTTTCTGAACGGCAGCAGAACAATCCAATTGTTAGCTTCATCCCTATAGACTTCCTTGTCCATTGTTTTAATAAAGATCATGTCTTCAATGGATGGAGCTGGCTTATTGTCTGATTCAGTTCTGTTGAATACTGTTTGTCCCAACATCTTTTCTGTAATCTTGCTAGTCCTGGAGACACTGTCATGAGACTCCCCTCCCTGACAGAATTTCTCTTTAACATGCAGGAAGCTTGTGCGTGGTCGGAGGATTGAAGGGCGGCCATTCTCTAGCACATTGGTCTTGAATGCTGCGTCGATTGGTTTGTGCGCGCTGCCCAGGCATATTTCTCCTACTAGCACCCAGCTCAAGTCCAGATGTTGGGCGAAAGGGGCATTGTGTGGCCCGCTGACTTGTTGTCTTACTTTATGCACTCTGGTGATGTCTCTGCCAAGTAACAGTAAGATCTCTGCTTAAGGATCTAACTCTGGGATATGTTTAGAAACTTGCCTTCGGTGTGGGTGGTGCAGGGCTGCATCTGGCGTGGGGATTTCTGACCTGTTGTTGATGATCTCGTTACACTCGATGAGCGGTGGCAGGGGAATACTAACATTGCCATCCAGCAACTTGATCTCGAATCCCTCAGCTTTTCTGCTGGATGTCTCGACCATGCCAGAACATGTCTTGAGGTATTGTGAAGATGGTTCAGCCTTCATGGCAAATAGATCAAACAAGTCAGATCTTGCTAATGACCGATTGCTTTGGTCATCTATTATTACATAAGCTTTGACATCTTTGTCCTGAGAACCCTTTGGATACAGTTTTACAAGACAGATCTTGGAGCATGATCTGCCAACTTGGCCCAGATCACATATTTCTGTGCTGCTGGACCTAATAATGGCTTCGCTAGCATGGTCTTCTTCCCACTCCCCACTGTTCTCTGCCAACAATGAAATAGCCCTGGATGGTTGCAAGACTGGCCTGGGATGCATGGCTGTTTCATGAAAGCTGCTTTTGCACTCAGCACACTTTACTGTTCTTTTGCAGTCCTTTGCTAGATGAGTGGATGAGGCTACACATTTGAAGCATATTGTCTTCTCCTTGAGAAACTCCTTCCTGTCAGACAGCGCTTTATTTCTAAATGTCTGGCACTTCTTAAGAGGGTGTGGTTTGTTGTGGATTGGACATGTTTTGACTATGTCATTGTCGCTTTTTAGTGGATCTGCATCTGAATTCTCCAAAGAGATGTTGGTCTTGTGAACCGAGATTTGATTTCTGGAACTGTGACTTTTAAAGTTAAGTCTATCTTATTTTGCAAATACGGTGCTACTGCTGGGAAGAACAAAGCTTGGGTCATTGTGCTTTCTTGCTTCATGACAGACAAACCTGGTAAAGTATGCGAATGGTGGGAAACAGGTGCCATTTTCTTCCTTCCACTTGGCGCCAGTGGACACCCACTTTTCTTGAAGTGCATAAGGTAGTCTCTCAACGATGAGGTTTACGCCTCGTGCAGTGTCTAAATATGACAATCCCAGGAGATCGCCATCCTCCTTTGCACACTGTAGCTCCATGAGCAGGTCACCAAGTTCTTGTAGCTTTTTGTTGTCGCTCTTGGAAATTCATCCAGCCTCTTGAATAGGGATCTCTCTGTTATTTCTGGAGCCACATAGCATTCATGGTGTCTCCCCCATGCCTTTGTAAGAGCTGCTGCTGGGTTATTTACATGCACAGAGCGCATCCGTCTGACATGTTTACCAGGTTCTTTACCAAGCCATTTTGTCAGTAAATGATCTTGGTCTGCTAATGGAGTCAGCATATAATGGCTGTTTACTGTTATCTGGGCTTGCTGTGTTAGATAGATAGCATTTTCACAGACTTGCGGAGGAGAGATGACGGATGTagctgtctgacttttgtctgaGTAAAACTGTTTGTGATTTCACAAACTCACTTGTGCGTtccattttttcctcttctgtgaCGGCATCCAGCACTTTAAAGCCTCCTTTGGTTTCAGTAGCCTGCAAGGCTTCAGCctctgcaacagctgcatcTGCTTCACGTTTGAAGGAAAGAGCTTCCATTTCAGCTTCCATTTCAGCATCAAATTTAGCTGCAGTTAGCTGTAGCTTTGCTTCCTTAGCAGCCTTCTCTATCTTGAGTTGAGCTCCTTGGCTAGCATAAGCTGCTCTTACTTTTGCAGCCTCTGCTTTAGCACGGGTATGTGCTGTGGCGCTGGCCGTCGAGTATGATGTCCGTGAGATTCTCCTGCTTGAAGTTGAAGATGTATCACTGTGCCTCTCTGCCATCTTTTGTACCTGCCAACACCGATGATGTATGCCTTTTTACTGTGCTGTTCTCACTAAAGTGTACGTGTACTTCAGCTCAACAGCGAGCTAAACTCACCTCCAAAAATGACAGTCGTGTAGTAAGCTTGACCTTTGACTGAAGACTCTTCATTTGCACATGGACAtggaataaaaactgaactacAACAATGTTACATGCTGTCCTTTTTCCGTGTAAAAACTTGTAAATATGAATTGTTTTTCTTATGCAAAACAATCactttttaacatatttataaTCTACTGTTATCCTGAACTAATTTATGCaacataaattattatttgCGGCATTGCCTCCTTGGTGTTggtaatatttatattaaccGAGAGCCAAGGTCAACGAAGTTTAACATGTTCTCCGTCTGCCTCTCATCACAACTACACTTCCTGCTTCTCTAAGAGAGAGCCATTTAAAATAACGTACTTCCACGTAGAGCGCTTATCAAAATAAagatttgttaaagaaatatttaaacCTTACAAAATTTAAGAACAAACAAGAAGTAACAACGCATGCACTAAGAATTAAATGACTAAAGACAAAATTGGATAAATTTCTTATGCCATGTAAGTGTAAATACTAACATTTTGTTTGATGTAAAATGTGatcaattgtttttgttttttagagcCCAAACAAAACGCCAGCAAAGTCACCCAGCAGACAAGGAAGGACTATGAGCATGACTcccaagactcccaggaccCCTCAAACCCCAAGAACTTTCAAAACCACGCCCTCATCCAggatgtgtgtgtcctctgttgcaGAGAGTCCTGTAGCAGGCAGCTCTAGGTCACTTGGTATGGCTCTGAGGGGCAGTCCCTTCAGATCTCCAGCCAGAAAAACTCTTGTTGTAAAAACACCTACTAAGCAAAGCCCCATGAGTAGTCCTCTGAAGAGTATTCTCAGGACCCCGGTCAAGGCTTTGGTTGAATACAGCTCCTCTGCTGGAATACATCTGCTCAGCAGTCCAATTTCCAGGACTCCCAAGAAGAGCGTCACATGGTCTCCCTCTCCTCAAAAATGTAGAATGGTGGAGAGCAGTGCTACCTTTAAAGTACCAGAATCCCCTTCTATGGCATCATGCAGTTCTCTGAGAACACCCAACAAGTTCAGGAGTCctgtcaaaaacacaaacactaaaagagacattttcaagACCACAGAAAAGACTTGTCATGTAAGTCTCAGGAGGATATCTGAACATGAAGATAATGTCATCTTGACTCCAGAAGACAATCGAAGGGCTTCTAAAAACAGTCACAATGAGATTAACACACCTGAAAGAGGTGACACTGTAAATCTTCTGGAAATGCCTCTTCCACAATCCACACCACCTACAGCCAATCACCTCTCACCTTACCCAAGCACTAAAACTCAAAATATGACCCCTAGTCCTACTCATCAAATGATTACTCGCTCTGGACAAACTCCAGGGAAAAATGCAAACACTGCATCCCCATGTGAGACAGTATTTACGTCACAAGGAGGTGATACTCTTACAGAAGGGTCAGATGCCTCCATAAGATCACCAGCAAAGTTCCTTGTAAGAAAAAGATCTGGTCAAGGGGGTAGAGCCACAAGAAGGAACTTAAGATCCCAGTCTAATGAGGATATTCCTTCTAATTTGGACACAGAATCTGCTGAGAACTGTGACCTTGTGAAAAATAATATGCAGTCAGATAAAAAAGAAGAGATGCAAGCTGAAACCTCTCAGTCCTCTGAAACAGACTCCAGCTCCCATACAGATTCACAGCAGTTTGATTCTTCTCATGGGAAGTCTACCACTACTACCACcacagatgaggacagtataGACATTGTTGATGCAGCAGTTGTGAAGACGCAGTTTAGTGGAGGTCTCAAGATGAACATAAGCTTTTCAAGAAAGCCATCACGATCTAATGAAGACTTTTTGTCAAACACAGTCTCTCCTAAAATACGCCTGCCTTCCCAAGAAACACTTAGCCGGAGCTATGGCTTCCGGCAGACCCCTGACCGCCAACAGAGGGAGGCTGCTGCTCGTTTAGGGTACGGGAATGATTCCCCTCGATTTTCAACCCCTAGAGGCCCAGCAAAACGTAGCCGACAAAAGGGCACAGGTACTCCAAATCCCCTGACGTACCAAGTAGAAATGGAAATGCAAATGTCAGGACTTCCCAAACTCAAACTCAAACGCACGGATTCCATGAATGCAGGCGACTTTGTCACAGATGGAGGTCCTCAATCAGGAACTCGGAGCCCTGTAGTTGGTGTGAAACCTCAGCTGGAAAGCCCTCTGCCTTTGTTCTCTAGACATAGAGATCCTGGATGCGTTTCACCATCTCTCTGTGCTCATGTCACTCCAGCAAAAAGCACACCTGGGAAAGGTGGAGGTGTTCAGACTTACATCTGCCAGTCCTACACACCTACACGACATCCTACTGGAACAGTATCTCCAGTGGCAATCGCAGAAAGCATTCCTCTGACTCCTTCACCTCAGAGTTTAGGGAAAGTCACCCCAGATAACCTGAACAGCTGGCCCCGCAGGAAAAGAGCTCAGATTGGAGTGTTTGGAGGCCAAGATCGTGGCGTGAAGGGGGAGCCTCTGTTGGAGGAGTTACTGGAGGAAGCAGAGCTCGGAGTTAGCAGGTTGCAGGACGTTGAGGACGCTGATGAGTCTTCAAACAACAAAGTCGAAATGTTAGCTCTGACTTCCAAACAATCAGCTCCAGTTGGAGCAGATGCATCTCCTCTTTCTCCACTGGAGGATTTGTTGTGGATGGAAAAGCTGGCTCATGACTGCACTGCTCCTCAGAcagctgaagaagaaaacatctgGGCTTCTGAAAACGGAGATGGCAAGTCAGGTCAGTTGTGGTTTTCACGTTCTGGAAGATAACACTTTAAgctttatcagtgtttcaaaaTTGGACATCTTGGTTTaacttacatttatttatatttttgtgtttagtATCCAATGAAATGGAGcacaaacagacagtaagtGATTTGAAGCAATTCACTGAagtttgttttctacattttggcAGTAGCAACTCCTCCCAGCTCGAAGGTGAGAAAGCCAGTGACTGCAAGTGGGATTTTGGCCCTCACTCAGTCTCCATTACTGTTCAAGAGCGAAACGGGTTCTGCAAGTAAGAGAACACGAAACTTTAAAGGTGAGAGACATGCGCTGTTTTAAaggcatgtttttatttataccAGTAAATTATTAGCACTTTGACATGTTTCCCATTATATCTATAATAGCAAAAGCAGAATATCTATATCATGTTAAATGAGATCTTATATTAGCGTCATCGTGTGTTATATAGAGCTACAACTAAATCCCTGCCATTGGTCTCAAAAATCCTAAGCAGTGTCTGCTCAGGATAGTAAGAGGCTGTTTCAGGACTTTGATAATGCTAATGGTTTTGGAATAAGATGCTAAGCCATCAtaattacaaagatattgccaTGTTGTTGATGCAACTGCAGAGTTTTGGCCATGTAATGTAGTTTCTGCCTGTCACCCTGAGCCAGTGGGCCAGAGCTCCAGCATCTTTACACTGGCCTAacagccaaaaataaaaatactgccAGATAGTGGGCATTCTTCTTACTGCAAGTTAACCTCTGATCTATTTTATTTCCTGAATGTTTTAGATGAATCTGCAACAGGGAAGAGGATGGAGGTAGAGGGAGCGGACCTCTCTCCCTTCAGCCAACCACTTAAACGCTCAAACACAGGGAAGACCTACAGCAGGAAGAGGCTGCTGCACTGAACCTCAAAACCATCTGGCAAACAAAGCCAAAAGAGTATCTATTCTGTGTCTGACTGTGAGACTGAGCCTTTTGATGGCATATCTGAAAGATGTGTCCCATTCAGTCTACTCAGGCAGTACTTCTGACAGCGACATGTTCAATTCGCACCAGTCGCTTGTGTTGAAGATTTCAGGTTATTGGCTGATTAAAATGTGAGTGGAAAATCTGTGCAGTTTTGCCATAATGTTTGAACTGGCCTTTGCAGTTccagtttatcatttaaaatgcaCCATGTTTCCTGTTTGGATTTTTCTGAGGctaaaactttgaaaaaaacGTGAAATTAaatgtcctcttttttttccaaaatgtaatcaatttTGCAATCAAGTCAAAGCTATCATTTGTTGAATACTTTTCATGTGTATTTATTAGCTTGTTTTgtcacaaatatgtttttaagTAAAAGGGAATTCTTAATGATTGATTGAAATTGT
This window of the Acanthochromis polyacanthus isolate Apoly-LR-REF ecotype Palm Island chromosome 8, KAUST_Apoly_ChrSc, whole genome shotgun sequence genome carries:
- the ticrr gene encoding treslin isoform X1, producing MAVHNLVFVIDVDCGDHGSDSQLDVRNHFVKRGILHILLHFGYKFGFEKVRWGYTFFESKTGRNASLVSKVSDFKELRHKTFEDFEQEFEAKFDVKDKRCSFQQKQQSSPCASVQNALKETLLDFQWDRPDITSPTKLSLRPRKAGRAGRPSVSHEDDISSNGRNVVFVVSQCPLSKTQLVDYLSFGDNVLPADVTGYIISKGLCDMLLQRQVVLHWIDSRSHIQVMKCEDHFGSDKLSEALAQVGGRVIPVVALLNLCCNRKPDSGLMREAFAFESSIGYLLSYERLYRRAFPLKAGVLRWEQGDVTQTCGIMVEPVSRRQKLLPEPVEVCLKGVLQDWDASSLTQTSTESWVLQCTSSTDQAAAALQHLFLELSAYALHMVAEVNVNGLMCPAVVSPSSHSTALLTIFQPLITQPHQILTTENIAFTTTETSADLPDVVSSVLGVVYDIMKEDADGANDTVEDCPVPEWALQEISQSQLTSSTFGRWFPQSDQSGVTSHLMESMGLLYAVPEQREEEEVSVLQQELISGLAGLYQTSQDSDNKRDKKRGAQRTPVKQKMKTMSRSLQMLNVARLNVKAQKTQAEAEQLGTEGRGPDRLAKRRSSDRNKSGGASTISFTSDTELLSHLKSNYEKTVAERDLPLLTSVQQLLFAVKTFLAAESDWEVKASLFVQQHLLKTSKSVRQLYGMSADVDSKVRECQLQVVLRLELCKLFSSEQTDSLDVDQMAEEMAEMLRIISLTKDPICLARFLQDEVLPGFLTAVPRVLADVYHSLGTQLPEALVAALPDDFFSDESVVKDSISPSASSPPTSTLSLVSDGKDCLHDLRNRSANKRRNGMLTRHRSMSEASQSLRQIEMPRKSTRASKSKLFVALENPAAEPQPQKQETQEVTKVRRNLFNQQTVSPTKKAKLPRSQSVSAVEGLKRKRSHESEVKHKLLTKKVCETPAHKQVSSRLLHRQKMGRRSTVAEECIVEESPVKPADDLRRSPRIKKFARRHSSIFYSSSQPRSRNLDRALSVSQLPLSGGKISGVSVKRVQSPMRLLFGAADSPRRHCDQSGTARATRSRLSTDSSVFESPNKTPAKSPSRQGRTMSMTPKTPRTPQTPRTFKTTPSSRMCVSSVAESPVAGSSRSLGMALRGSPFRSPARKTLVVKTPTKQSPMSSPLKSILRTPVKALVEYSSSAGIHLLSSPISRTPKKSVTWSPSPQKCRMVESSATFKVPESPSMASCSSLRTPNKFRSPVKNTNTKRDIFKTTEKTCHVSLRRISEHEDNVILTPEDNRRASKNSHNEINTPERGDTVNLLEMPLPQSTPPTANHLSPYPSTKTQNMTPSPTHQMITRSGQTPGKNANTASPCETVFTSQGGDTLTEGSDASIRSPAKFLVRKRSGQGGRATRRNLRSQSNEDIPSNLDTESAENCDLVKNNMQSDKKEEMQAETSQSSETDSSSHTDSQQFDSSHGKSTTTTTTDEDSIDIVDAAVVKTQFSGGLKMNISFSRKPSRSNEDFLSNTVSPKIRLPSQETLSRSYGFRQTPDRQQREAAARLGYGNDSPRFSTPRGPAKRSRQKGTGTPNPLTYQVEMEMQMSGLPKLKLKRTDSMNAGDFVTDGGPQSGTRSPVVGVKPQLESPLPLFSRHRDPGCVSPSLCAHVTPAKSTPGKGGGVQTYICQSYTPTRHPTGTVSPVAIAESIPLTPSPQSLGKVTPDNLNSWPRRKRAQIGVFGGQDRGVKGEPLLEELLEEAELGVSRLQDVEDADESSNNKVEMLALTSKQSAPVGADASPLSPLEDLLWMEKLAHDCTAPQTAEEENIWASENGDGKSVATPPSSKVRKPVTASGILALTQSPLLFKSETGSASKRTRNFKDESATGKRMEVEGADLSPFSQPLKRSNTGKTYSRKRLLH
- the ticrr gene encoding treslin isoform X2, which gives rise to MAVHNLVFVIDVDCGDHGSDSQLDVRNHFVKRGILHILLHFGYKFGFEKVRWGYTFFESKTGRNASLVSKVSDFKELRHKTFEDFEQEFEAKFDVKDKRCSFQQKQQSSPCASVQNALKETLLDFQWDRPDITSPTKLSLRPRKAGRAGRPSVSHEDDISSNGRNVVFVVSQCPLSKTQLVDYLSFGDNVLPADVTGYIISKGLCDMLLQRQVVLHWIDSRSHIQVMKCEDHFGSDKLSEALAQVGGRVIPVVALLNLCCNRKPDSGLMREAFAFESSIGYLLSYERLYRRAFPLKAGVLRWEQGDVTQTCGIMVEPVSRRQKLLPEPVEVCLKGVLQDWDASSLTQTSTESWVLQCTSSTDQAAAALQHLFLELSAYALHMVAEVNVNGLMCPAVVSPSSHSTALLTIFQPLITQPHQILTTENIAFTTTETSADLPDVVSSVLGVVYDIMKEDADGANDTVEDCPVPEWALQEISQSQLTSSTFGRWFPQSDQSGVTSHLMESMGLLYAVPEQREEEEVSVLQQELISGLAGLYQTSQDSDNKRDKKRGAQRTPVKQKMKTMSRSLQMLNVARLNVKAQKTQAEAEQLGTEGRGPDRLAKRRSSDRNKSGGASTISFTSDTELLSHLKSNYEKTVAERDLPLLTSVQQLLFAVKTFLAAESDWEVKASLFVQQHLLKTSKSVRQLYGMSADVDSKVRECQLQVVLRLELCKLFSSEQTDSLDVDQMAEEMAEMLRIISLTKDPICLARFLQDEVLPGFLTAVPRVLADVYHSLGTQLPEALVAALPDDFFSDESVVKDSISPSASSPPTSTLSLVSDGKDCLHDLRNRSANKRRNGMLTRHRSMSEASQSLRQIEMPRKSTRASKSKLFVALENPAAEPQPQKQETQEVTKVRRNLFNQQTVSPTKKAKLPRSQSVSAVEGLKRKRSHESEVKHKLLTKKVCETPAHKQVSSRLLHRQKMGRRSTVAEECIVEESPVKPADDLRRSPRIKKFARRHSSIFYSSSQPRSRNLDRALSVSQLPLSGGKISGVSVKRVQSPMRLLFGAADSPRRHCDQSGTARATRSRLSTDSSVFESPNKTPAKSPSRQGRTMSMTPKTPRTPQTPRTFKTTPSSRMCVSSVAESPVAGSSRSLGMALRGSPFRSPARKTLVVKTPTKQSPMSSPLKSILRTPVKALVEYSSSAGIHLLSSPISRTPKKSVTWSPSPQKCRMVESSATFKVPESPSMASCSSLRTPNKFRSPVKNTNTKRDIFKTTEKTCHVSLRRISEHEDNVILTPEDNRRASKNSHNEINTPERGDTVNLLEMPLPQSTPPTANHLSPYPSTKTQNMTPSPTHQMITRSGQTPGKNANTASPCETVFTSQGGDTLTEGSDASIRSPAKFLVRKRSGQGGRATRRNLRSQSNEDIPSNLDTESAENCDLVKNNMQSDKKEEMQAETSQSSETDSSSHTDSQQFDSSHGKSTTTTTTDEDSIDIVDAAVVKTQFSGGLKMNISFSRKPSRSNEDFLSNTVSPKIRLPSQETLSRSYGFRQTPDRQQREAAARLGYGNDSPRFSTPRGPAKRSRQKGTGTPNPLTYQVEMEMQMSGLPKLKLKRTDSMNAGDFVTDGGPQSGTRSPVVGVKPQLESPLPLFSRHRDPGCVSPSLCAHVTPAKSTPGKGGGVQTYICQSYTPTRHPTGTVSPVAIAESIPLTPSPQSLGKVTPDNLNSWPRRKRAQIGVFGGQDRGVKGEPLLEELLEEAELGVSRLQDVEDADESSNNKVEMLALTSKQSAPVGADASPLSPLEDLLWMEKLAHDCTAPQTAEEENIWASENGDGKSATPPSSKVRKPVTASGILALTQSPLLFKSETGSASKRTRNFKDESATGKRMEVEGADLSPFSQPLKRSNTGKTYSRKRLLH